One genomic segment of Candidatus Neomarinimicrobiota bacterium includes these proteins:
- a CDS encoding ABC transporter ATP-binding protein, protein MIKTTDMYKVFTTEEMETTALNGINLSIEEGEFVAVMGPSGCGKSTLLNVLGLLDTPTRGSYKFKGDEVGSYNERQRANYRKSHIGFIFQSFNLIDELTVFENVELPLFYQGLSAAERKPKAEALLEQMGILSRRNHLPQQLSGGQQQRAAVARALVNEPDVILADEPTGNLDSARGEEVMALLKGLNANGTTIVMVTHSPSYADQANRVVQLFDGSIVNGATNGDSKFHV, encoded by the coding sequence ATGATCAAAACTACAGATATGTACAAGGTCTTCACCACAGAAGAAATGGAAACCACCGCACTCAACGGCATCAACCTCTCCATCGAAGAGGGCGAGTTTGTCGCTGTTATGGGTCCGTCCGGCTGCGGTAAGTCTACCCTTCTCAATGTGTTGGGCCTCCTGGATACCCCGACTCGGGGCAGCTACAAATTCAAGGGCGATGAGGTAGGGAGCTACAACGAGCGGCAGCGGGCCAACTACCGCAAGTCACACATCGGCTTCATCTTCCAGAGCTTCAACCTGATCGACGAACTGACGGTCTTCGAGAATGTTGAACTGCCCCTGTTCTACCAGGGCCTGTCGGCGGCAGAGCGTAAGCCCAAGGCTGAGGCACTCCTTGAGCAGATGGGCATCCTCAGCCGCCGTAACCACCTCCCCCAACAACTCTCAGGGGGGCAGCAACAGCGGGCTGCCGTGGCCCGGGCGCTGGTGAACGAGCCCGACGTAATTCTAGCCGATGAGCCTACGGGGAATCTCGACTCGGCCCGGGGGGAAGAGGTCATGGCGCTGCTCAAGGGGCTCAATGCCAACGGCACCACCATTGTCATGGTGACGCACTCGCCGTCCTACGCCGATCAAGCCAACCGCGTGGTTCAATTGTTCGACGGCAGCATTGTCAATGGCGCGACCAACGGCGACAGCAAATTCCATGTCTAA
- a CDS encoding saccharopine dehydrogenase NADP-binding domain-containing protein, giving the protein MKQVLVLGGGLVGGVIARNLAAPFGDANDGNEAVDVVVADANPQVRAALTKNYGLTTSELDITDAEALTRAVQAADVVVGAVPGSLGYRMLETVIRAGRNVVDISFTPEDPLTLDDLAVEHGVTAVVDAGLAPGLSNLVLGRYQQEYDPLERFVCYVGGLPKVRRWPFEYLSVFSPIDVIEEYTRPVRLKVGGRVVQREALSDIEQVILPHVGSLEAFNTDGLRTLLSTVPVPDMLEKTLRYPGHAERMRMLRDTGFFSREPLDVDGHAVAPIEVSSRLLFESWRPGPGDEGHDLVVMRVELTGQLRGRLLVTTVDLYRAYDPLTETTAMAATTGYTCAAVARVLLAGDYADPGIRPLEYLGADKGVYQRVLHDLARQGVSLNIKQTQPD; this is encoded by the coding sequence ATGAAACAGGTACTGGTCCTGGGCGGCGGTTTGGTGGGCGGCGTCATCGCCCGCAATCTGGCCGCACCTTTCGGAGACGCCAATGACGGAAACGAGGCCGTGGATGTGGTGGTCGCGGACGCCAATCCCCAGGTGAGAGCCGCCCTGACCAAAAATTACGGCCTGACCACCAGCGAACTGGACATCACTGATGCTGAGGCACTGACCCGTGCCGTGCAGGCGGCGGACGTGGTGGTCGGCGCCGTACCGGGCTCCCTGGGTTACCGCATGCTGGAAACGGTTATCAGGGCCGGGCGGAACGTAGTGGACATCTCCTTCACGCCTGAGGATCCGCTGACCCTAGACGATCTGGCGGTGGAGCACGGCGTTACCGCAGTTGTGGATGCCGGGCTTGCGCCTGGACTGAGCAATCTTGTTCTGGGCCGCTACCAGCAGGAGTACGACCCACTTGAGCGCTTCGTGTGCTACGTGGGCGGGCTGCCGAAGGTGCGCCGCTGGCCGTTTGAGTACCTGTCGGTCTTTTCGCCCATCGACGTCATCGAAGAGTATACCCGTCCGGTGCGCCTGAAAGTGGGCGGCCGCGTGGTACAGCGGGAAGCCCTCTCCGACATTGAGCAGGTAATCCTTCCCCATGTAGGCAGCCTGGAGGCGTTCAACACCGATGGGCTGCGCACGCTGTTATCTACCGTCCCGGTGCCCGATATGCTGGAGAAGACCCTGCGGTATCCGGGTCACGCCGAGCGCATGCGGATGCTCCGTGACACCGGCTTTTTCAGCCGCGAGCCACTGGACGTGGACGGCCACGCCGTAGCCCCCATTGAGGTATCATCACGTCTGTTGTTTGAGTCTTGGCGACCGGGACCAGGCGACGAGGGGCACGATCTGGTGGTGATGCGGGTGGAGCTCACGGGCCAGCTCCGTGGCCGCCTCCTCGTTACTACGGTGGACCTCTATCGCGCCTACGATCCCCTGACTGAAACCACGGCCATGGCCGCCACGACGGGCTACACCTGCGCGGCAGTGGCCCGCGTGCTGCTGGCCGGAGACTACGCCGACCCCGGCATCCGGCCGCTGGAATACCTGGGCGCCGACAAGGGGGTCTACCAGCGGGTGCTGCACGACCTGGCTCGGCAGGGCGTTTCGCTCAATATCAAGCAGACCCAGCCAGACTGA
- a CDS encoding TrmH family RNA methyltransferase → MAASRRKLTDLELKAARPRLDEVRSQPRLPVYALLEDVRSLYNVGSMFRTADALHLAGLYLCGYTGFPPRREITKTALGAEHTVPWEKHADAATLARSLQARGMQLLVLEQTDDAVDFWEAPVRFPACFVVGNEVTGISQELVEQADLCLQLPMAGVKQSLNVATAFGVLGYELARRWNLDKTSDQ, encoded by the coding sequence ATGGCTGCTTCCCGCCGCAAACTGACCGACTTGGAGCTGAAAGCCGCCCGCCCCCGCCTTGACGAAGTGCGCAGCCAGCCTCGCCTCCCCGTCTACGCCCTGCTGGAGGATGTGCGCTCACTCTACAACGTGGGCAGCATGTTCCGCACAGCCGACGCGCTGCACCTGGCCGGACTTTACCTCTGTGGCTACACCGGCTTTCCGCCGCGCCGTGAGATCACCAAGACCGCACTGGGGGCCGAGCACACCGTCCCGTGGGAAAAGCACGCCGACGCCGCTACGCTGGCCCGCAGCCTCCAGGCACGAGGTATGCAGCTGCTGGTGCTGGAGCAGACTGATGACGCAGTGGACTTCTGGGAGGCGCCGGTGCGCTTCCCGGCCTGCTTCGTGGTTGGCAACGAGGTCACCGGCATCTCCCAAGAATTGGTGGAGCAGGCCGACCTCTGCCTGCAGCTCCCTATGGCGGGGGTGAAGCAGTCGCTGAACGTGGCCACCGCCTTTGGCGTGCTGGGCTACGAACTGGCGAGAAGGTGGAATCTGGATAAGACGTCCGATCAATAG
- a CDS encoding SOS response-associated peptidase: MSLRLSLFTPVDALRQRMGLAGPAPDLGKHYNIAPGQEVAVLVERQGSVRLAHRTWGLIPANAHHAAVGAGLYQVRRESLLELAAMRERLEQRRCAVLADGFFLWQESPDGAQPWYIYLASREPFALAALWELWAPARKDPIRSCTIVTAPANQRVAPIHQRMPVILAGEALATWLDSGIREPDALLPLCRPYLGKDLEAHKVGLQVENEQHDSLDVIDPIL; the protein is encoded by the coding sequence GTGTCGCTACGGCTCTCTCTGTTCACACCAGTGGACGCGCTACGGCAGCGGATGGGGCTGGCCGGGCCGGCTCCGGACCTTGGCAAGCACTACAACATCGCGCCGGGACAGGAGGTCGCTGTCCTGGTGGAACGTCAGGGATCCGTGCGTCTGGCCCACCGCACGTGGGGGCTGATTCCCGCCAATGCGCATCACGCCGCCGTAGGTGCGGGCCTTTACCAGGTGCGGCGGGAATCGCTGCTGGAGCTGGCCGCCATGCGGGAGCGTCTGGAGCAGCGGCGCTGTGCCGTCCTGGCTGACGGCTTCTTCCTGTGGCAGGAATCGCCGGACGGCGCCCAGCCCTGGTACATCTATCTCGCCAGCCGCGAACCCTTCGCGTTGGCCGCACTGTGGGAGCTGTGGGCGCCCGCCCGAAAGGACCCCATCCGGAGCTGCACCATTGTAACCGCCCCGGCCAACCAGCGGGTGGCACCCATTCACCAGCGCATGCCGGTGATCCTCGCTGGAGAAGCCCTGGCCACCTGGCTCGACAGCGGTATTCGCGAGCCCGACGCGCTGCTGCCCCTCTGCCGGCCCTACCTCGGTAAGGATCTGGAAGCCCACAAGGTGGGGCTGCAGGTGGAGAACGAGCAGCACGACTCACTCGATGTGATCGACCCGATCCTGTAG
- a CDS encoding NAD(P)/FAD-dependent oxidoreductase — protein MSGNPGGNNRFDVLVIGAGPGGMAAATRGALKGLKVGLVNGKRLWGYGIQGAYKSKGMYELAKDHLVASKSDRGYLPSSVKLDFGQVQAQLQQGSGELEALYQEQIERLSIVELRGMAAFVDPHTVRVAGADHRADKIIIATGTTPRWLPAVHQDGELIMSSDEIVSLDRLPESLLILGAGVIGCEFASIFNAFGCQVTLLDAYPVILSHEDDDIIDFLTQTFRTNGIHVVQSARMVDMRAAGGRVVTRLKDGSEFDTDMALVSIGRVACTAALKLENAGVAVNANGFLPISDFCQTNVDHIYAVGDVGLRDSELDMCLVHVAEAEGHQAIHHLLSGQKPISMDHIPFIIFTLPLVAGAGDNEKTARAKYGDVRVARLANIRSHRAHAMRSFGGFVKLIVGPEGDDRILGVRACGPQADTLIGEVSLCIANELPYTHLMDAVHAHPSLSESLHNVARMLAGLYPSTD, from the coding sequence ATGAGCGGGAATCCCGGCGGCAACAACCGGTTTGACGTACTGGTGATCGGGGCGGGGCCTGGTGGGATGGCCGCAGCCACCCGGGGCGCCCTCAAGGGCCTGAAGGTAGGGCTGGTGAACGGCAAGCGCTTGTGGGGCTACGGCATCCAGGGGGCCTACAAGTCCAAGGGGATGTACGAGCTGGCCAAGGACCACCTGGTGGCCAGCAAGTCCGACAGGGGTTATCTGCCCTCGTCGGTTAAGCTAGATTTTGGCCAGGTGCAGGCCCAGCTGCAGCAGGGCAGCGGCGAGCTGGAGGCGCTCTACCAGGAACAGATCGAACGCCTGAGCATCGTGGAACTGCGCGGGATGGCCGCATTTGTCGATCCCCATACCGTGCGCGTGGCAGGCGCCGACCACAGAGCGGACAAGATTATCATCGCCACGGGCACCACGCCGCGCTGGCTGCCTGCCGTACACCAGGATGGTGAGCTCATCATGTCCAGCGATGAGATCGTCTCACTGGACCGGCTGCCGGAAAGCCTGCTCATCCTGGGCGCCGGGGTCATCGGCTGCGAATTCGCTTCCATCTTCAACGCTTTCGGCTGCCAGGTTACTTTGCTGGACGCCTACCCGGTGATCTTGTCCCATGAGGACGATGATATCATCGACTTTCTGACGCAAACTTTCCGGACCAACGGCATCCACGTCGTCCAGTCCGCCCGCATGGTGGACATGCGCGCAGCAGGCGGCCGGGTGGTGACCCGGCTTAAGGACGGCTCCGAGTTCGATACCGACATGGCGCTGGTATCGATCGGCCGGGTGGCGTGCACGGCGGCGTTGAAGCTGGAGAATGCCGGTGTGGCCGTAAATGCTAATGGCTTCCTACCCATCAGCGATTTCTGCCAGACCAATGTTGACCACATCTACGCCGTAGGCGACGTGGGTCTCCGGGACTCGGAACTGGACATGTGCCTGGTGCACGTTGCCGAGGCCGAGGGCCACCAGGCTATCCATCACCTGCTGAGCGGGCAAAAGCCTATCTCCATGGACCACATCCCGTTCATCATCTTCACCCTTCCGCTGGTGGCCGGCGCCGGGGATAACGAGAAGACCGCCCGGGCCAAGTACGGCGACGTGAGGGTGGCCCGCCTGGCGAACATCCGCAGCCACCGGGCCCACGCCATGCGCTCCTTCGGCGGGTTCGTGAAACTCATCGTTGGGCCGGAAGGGGACGACCGCATCCTGGGGGTGCGGGCGTGTGGACCCCAGGCCGATACGCTCATTGGCGAGGTGTCGCTGTGCATCGCCAATGAGCTACCCTACACCCATCTCATGGACGCGGTGCACGCCCATCCTTCACTGTCGGAGAGCCTCCACAACGTCGCCCGTATGCTGGCGGGGCTTTATCCAAGTACCGACTAG
- a CDS encoding SRPBCC family protein has product MAVDILTEITIDRPHPEVADFVANPDNAPKWYVNIKSVEWVTSPPLNIGSKIAFVAHFLGRRVAYTYEVVEFVPGERMVMRTSDGPFPMETTYTWVPASEDATHMTLRNRGNPSGFSRLSAPLMASAMRRANRKDLSRLKQLLEQLAASSSFRSE; this is encoded by the coding sequence GTGGCGGTTGATATACTAACAGAAATCACAATTGATCGTCCTCATCCAGAGGTCGCCGATTTTGTCGCAAATCCAGACAATGCCCCGAAGTGGTACGTCAACATCAAGTCGGTCGAGTGGGTGACCTCGCCGCCGCTGAATATCGGCTCCAAAATAGCATTTGTTGCTCACTTCCTGGGCCGACGCGTGGCGTACACCTATGAGGTGGTGGAATTCGTGCCCGGAGAGCGCATGGTCATGCGCACCTCGGATGGGCCATTTCCCATGGAGACAACATATACGTGGGTTCCAGCGTCCGAAGACGCCACTCACATGACTCTCCGCAATCGCGGTAATCCCTCAGGCTTCTCCCGCTTATCGGCCCCTCTCATGGCCTCCGCCATGCGCCGAGCCAACCGCAAGGACCTCTCACGCCTGAAGCAGCTCCTTGAACAACTGGCAGCTTCGTCATCATTTCGTTCGGAATGA
- a CDS encoding HlyD family efflux transporter periplasmic adaptor subunit encodes MDKILEKKRWSLKRLLWMGAGGVLIVSVGFGLVGSDRGSSVNLSGSRLTVTTVHQGQFQEFIPVTGPVVPIRTIYLDAVEGGRVEKRFLEAGSYVNEGDPILQLSNTNLLLDIMYREAELYQQSNNLRNTQLAMEQNRLALQSELLELNYKITRITRVNERNRQLLEKSLVSTREFDESNDEYRYLLKRRDLTLQSHRQDSIFRATQIDQLEASLARMENNLELVKLNQDNLLVRAPVSGHLTSLSAEVGESKVRGERLGQIDILDGFKASLAIDEHYITRVLPGQRGTFNLGNREYSMVLAKIYPEVVNGQFEVDMHFDGEIPAGIRRGQTLRIRLALGELSDAVLMARGGFFNTTGGQWVYKLEPGGNVATKQQIRLGRQNQDEYEVLAGLQPGDRVITSSYDHIGDFDRVVLDD; translated from the coding sequence ATGGATAAAATCCTGGAAAAGAAAAGGTGGTCGCTCAAGCGCCTGCTCTGGATGGGCGCAGGGGGTGTGCTTATTGTCTCCGTCGGTTTCGGCCTTGTTGGGAGCGACCGGGGCAGCAGTGTTAATCTGTCGGGCAGTCGGCTCACCGTCACCACCGTACATCAGGGGCAATTCCAGGAATTCATTCCCGTGACCGGCCCCGTTGTTCCCATTCGCACCATTTATCTCGATGCCGTTGAAGGGGGGCGAGTCGAGAAGCGCTTCCTAGAGGCCGGCAGTTATGTGAACGAGGGCGACCCCATTTTGCAGCTCTCCAATACCAACTTGCTGCTGGATATCATGTACCGGGAGGCCGAGCTCTACCAGCAGAGCAACAACCTGCGCAATACCCAGCTGGCCATGGAGCAGAATCGCCTGGCCCTGCAGTCAGAGCTGCTGGAACTCAATTATAAGATCACCCGCATAACCAGGGTGAACGAGCGCAACCGGCAGTTGCTGGAGAAAAGCCTGGTCTCTACCCGGGAGTTCGATGAATCCAACGATGAATACCGCTACCTTCTCAAGCGCAGGGACCTGACCCTCCAGAGCCACCGGCAGGATTCCATATTTCGCGCCACGCAGATCGATCAGCTCGAGGCATCACTGGCACGCATGGAAAATAATCTCGAGCTGGTGAAACTCAACCAGGATAACCTGTTGGTGCGGGCGCCAGTATCGGGGCATCTCACGTCGCTATCGGCGGAGGTGGGGGAGTCCAAGGTGCGGGGTGAACGGCTGGGCCAGATCGACATCCTGGATGGCTTCAAGGCCAGCCTGGCCATCGACGAGCACTACATTACCCGGGTGCTGCCGGGCCAGCGGGGCACCTTCAATCTGGGCAACCGCGAGTATTCCATGGTATTGGCTAAGATCTACCCCGAGGTTGTCAATGGCCAGTTCGAGGTCGATATGCACTTCGATGGGGAGATTCCCGCTGGCATCCGCCGTGGACAGACCCTGCGAATCAGGCTAGCCCTGGGTGAGCTCTCCGATGCCGTGCTCATGGCCAGGGGCGGTTTTTTCAACACAACCGGCGGCCAGTGGGTCTACAAACTGGAACCGGGTGGGAATGTGGCCACCAAACAACAAATCAGGCTGGGCCGCCAGAACCAGGACGAATACGAAGTGCTGGCGGGTCTCCAGCCCGGCGATCGGGTCATCACCTCCTCATACGACCATATTGGCGATTTTGACCGGGTGGTGCTGGACGACTAG